Proteins found in one Vallitalea guaymasensis genomic segment:
- a CDS encoding ABC transporter ATP-binding protein, with amino-acid sequence MLKYFQNKYAMSEKGAKDLLRSIIWTVIMEISFMVPVVLSFKFLDEYMSILLNSSNSQKNSILYYVIMSVAFFIVMFVIAYFQYDSAYTKIYEESARRRISLAETLRKLPLAFFGKKDIADLSSTIMEDATQVELLFSHSVPQIYASILTVVIMGIMLFFYNWRLSIAVFWVVPVAALVFYLSKKFQDKMHYKLYNIKRDISDKIQEGLDSAHEIKSYNREEAYSDNLNSKLDNYEKHLIKGELLIGAFINLSYVLLKLGLPSVILYGAYLLSTGSINIFTYLVFLVVSARIYNPIMDVMNNFALLIFLNVRIKRMKEMDEMPRQEGKTEFYPKNYDIKFKNVDFSYQDGVQTLKNVSFIAKQGEVTALVGPSGGGKSTLAKLAARFWDIDRGTITLGGEDISQVDPETLLDNYSIVFQDVTLFNSSVMDNIRIGKKDATDAEVIAAAKLARCHEFINKLPEGYDTLIGENGERLSGGERQRISIARAMLKDTPIILLDEATASLDTENESKIQNALSELIKNKTVLIIAHRMRTVSGADKIVVIKDGSIVETGTPSQLEEQQGIFASMVKTQYQSN; translated from the coding sequence ATGCTTAAATATTTTCAGAATAAATATGCAATGTCTGAAAAAGGTGCAAAAGACCTTCTAAGATCAATAATTTGGACTGTAATAATGGAAATTAGTTTTATGGTTCCTGTAGTCCTTAGTTTCAAGTTTTTAGATGAATATATGAGTATCCTTTTGAACTCTTCAAATAGCCAGAAGAACAGTATTCTTTATTACGTTATTATGTCTGTAGCCTTTTTCATAGTAATGTTTGTTATTGCTTATTTTCAATATGATTCAGCTTACACCAAAATCTATGAAGAGAGTGCAAGAAGACGTATTAGTCTAGCTGAAACACTAAGGAAATTACCATTAGCTTTCTTTGGTAAAAAGGATATTGCTGACCTTAGTTCAACAATAATGGAAGATGCTACACAGGTAGAATTGCTTTTTTCACATTCAGTGCCTCAAATATATGCATCAATATTAACTGTTGTAATTATGGGAATTATGTTGTTTTTTTATAATTGGAGGCTGTCTATTGCAGTATTTTGGGTAGTTCCAGTTGCAGCTTTGGTATTTTATCTGTCCAAGAAGTTTCAAGATAAAATGCATTATAAGCTTTATAATATAAAAAGAGATATATCAGATAAAATTCAAGAAGGACTTGATTCAGCTCATGAAATAAAATCCTACAACAGAGAAGAAGCTTATTCTGATAATCTTAATTCAAAATTGGATAATTATGAAAAACATCTTATTAAAGGAGAACTTTTGATAGGTGCTTTTATCAACTTGTCTTATGTATTATTAAAGCTAGGACTTCCAAGTGTTATACTATATGGAGCTTATCTGTTATCAACAGGGTCTATAAATATTTTTACGTATCTTGTATTTCTTGTAGTTTCTGCACGTATTTATAACCCTATAATGGATGTAATGAATAATTTTGCATTGCTTATCTTTCTAAACGTTCGGATTAAACGTATGAAAGAGATGGATGAAATGCCAAGACAAGAAGGAAAAACTGAGTTTTATCCTAAGAACTATGATATAAAATTTAAAAATGTAGACTTTTCTTATCAAGACGGTGTGCAAACATTGAAGAATGTAAGCTTTATAGCTAAGCAGGGTGAGGTGACAGCGCTAGTAGGACCTTCAGGTGGAGGTAAAAGTACACTAGCAAAGCTGGCTGCAAGATTCTGGGATATAGATAGAGGTACTATTACCTTGGGTGGAGAAGATATATCACAAGTTGATCCAGAGACTCTTCTAGACAATTATTCTATAGTATTTCAGGATGTAACACTTTTTAATTCAAGTGTCATGGATAACATCCGTATTGGTAAGAAAGATGCTACTGATGCTGAAGTAATTGCTGCAGCTAAGCTTGCTAGGTGTCATGAGTTCATTAATAAGCTTCCAGAAGGATATGATACCTTGATAGGTGAAAATGGAGAGAGGTTATCAGGAGGAGAAAGACAGCGTATATCAATAGCTAGAGCAATGTTAAAAGACACTCCTATCATCTTGCTTGATGAGGCTACAGCATCCCTTGATACTGAGAATGAGAGTAAAATTCAAAATGCCTTAAGTGAACTTATAAAAAACAAAACAGTTCTAATTATTGCTCACCGTATGAGAACTGTTTCAGGAGCTGATAAAATCGTGGTTATCAAAGACGGTTCTATAGTGGAAACAGGTACACCTTCACAGTTAGAAGAGCAACAAGGAATATTTGCATCTATGGTAAAAACACAGTATCAAAGTAATTAA
- a CDS encoding ABC transporter ATP-binding protein, whose translation MAKNKKTFILKRFTPYMGKKKALLPLSLVLSGVSAGLNILPFVLVWYIVRDILSSPQSIDMSNVGFYAWIAFASAIGGIVVYFCALLSSHLAAFRVEVGMQKVGMEKIISMPLGFFDNNSSGKIRKIVNDGAGTTHSFLAHQLPDMAGSIVSPIILIALIFIVDWRMGIASLIPIILGFITMKFMSTTVGKEFQRKYYDSLEEMSSESVEYIRGIPVVKTFGQSIFSFKRFYNSIIKYKEMVLAYTLLWRRPMSFYIVIMQAAAFFLVPMAIFLIGRGENLPLVLADFIFYILISPIFTMLLMKSMHFQQNTLIAQQAIDRLDNLLEYPNMSYSSNEKNIKDHSLEFKDVVFSYEGSDKRAIDKISFKLNQGETIALVGASGGGKTTIARLAARFWDADEGEILIGGINVKDIPKKELMDNISFVFQSTKLFKGSLRENIIFGKENVGEKEVNRAIDFSQSRDIIDNLEDGLDTVIGSKGTYLSGGEQQRIALARAIVKNAPIVLLDEATAFADPENEHLIQKALKEVSRDKTTLMIAHRLTSVQNVDRILVIEDGRIIESGKHGELIKKNGTYKKMWDEYQTSIAWKIKTEEYVKGGRQYA comes from the coding sequence ATGGCAAAAAATAAAAAAACATTTATTTTAAAAAGGTTTACACCTTATATGGGCAAGAAAAAAGCTCTATTGCCCTTATCATTAGTATTGTCTGGAGTATCAGCAGGACTTAACATTTTACCTTTTGTTCTTGTATGGTATATAGTACGTGATATACTATCATCGCCACAATCCATTGATATGTCAAATGTAGGCTTTTATGCGTGGATTGCTTTTGCAAGTGCAATAGGAGGAATAGTAGTATATTTTTGCGCACTATTAAGCTCGCATCTTGCTGCATTTCGTGTAGAGGTAGGAATGCAAAAAGTTGGTATGGAAAAGATAATATCTATGCCTCTTGGTTTTTTTGATAATAATTCAAGTGGAAAAATACGAAAGATTGTCAATGATGGAGCAGGAACAACACATTCATTTTTAGCACATCAGCTACCGGATATGGCAGGTAGTATCGTTTCACCAATTATACTTATAGCCTTGATTTTCATAGTGGACTGGAGAATGGGTATTGCTTCTCTAATTCCGATTATTCTAGGTTTTATAACAATGAAGTTCATGTCAACCACTGTAGGTAAAGAATTTCAAAGAAAATATTATGATTCATTGGAGGAAATGAGTTCGGAATCAGTGGAATATATTAGAGGTATTCCAGTTGTAAAAACCTTTGGTCAGAGTATATTTTCTTTCAAACGATTCTATAACAGTATAATTAAATATAAAGAGATGGTTCTTGCATACACTCTTCTTTGGAGAAGACCAATGTCTTTTTACATTGTAATCATGCAAGCAGCAGCATTCTTTTTAGTTCCCATGGCTATCTTTTTGATAGGAAGAGGAGAGAATCTTCCACTTGTACTAGCCGACTTTATTTTTTACATTCTTATATCTCCTATATTCACTATGCTATTGATGAAATCAATGCATTTTCAGCAAAATACGTTGATTGCCCAGCAAGCTATTGATAGACTAGATAATCTCTTAGAATATCCTAACATGAGCTATTCCAGTAATGAAAAAAATATAAAAGATCATAGTTTAGAGTTCAAGGACGTAGTATTTTCTTATGAAGGTAGCGATAAACGTGCTATAGATAAGATCAGCTTCAAATTGAATCAAGGTGAAACTATAGCGCTTGTAGGAGCTTCTGGAGGAGGAAAAACGACTATTGCTAGATTAGCAGCCCGTTTTTGGGATGCAGATGAAGGGGAAATATTAATAGGAGGAATTAATGTTAAAGATATTCCTAAAAAAGAACTTATGGACAATATTTCATTTGTTTTTCAGAGTACCAAGCTTTTTAAAGGTTCATTAAGAGAAAACATAATCTTTGGTAAAGAAAATGTAGGAGAAAAAGAAGTAAATAGAGCAATTGATTTCTCACAATCCAGAGATATCATAGATAATCTAGAAGATGGACTTGACACTGTAATAGGATCAAAAGGAACATATCTCTCAGGAGGAGAACAACAAAGAATTGCACTTGCAAGGGCAATTGTGAAGAATGCCCCTATTGTATTGTTAGATGAGGCTACCGCTTTTGCAGATCCTGAAAATGAACATCTAATACAAAAAGCCTTAAAAGAGGTCAGCCGTGATAAAACTACTTTAATGATTGCTCATCGTCTTACAAGTGTACAGAATGTAGATAGAATATTGGTTATAGAAGATGGTAGAATCATAGAATCAGGAAAACACGGTGAACTTATTAAGAAAAATGGTACATATAAGAAAATGTGGGATGAATACCAGACCTCTATAGCATGGAAGATTAAAACTGAAGAATATGTAAAAGGGGGAAGACAATATGCTTAA
- a CDS encoding DUF4250 domain-containing protein, whose translation MDKQKLLSMDPYILLSIINMKLRDEFSSLEDLCSNYGMKAEELENKLNSIEYRYNQQTNQFTGI comes from the coding sequence ATGGATAAACAAAAGCTATTATCTATGGATCCATACATATTATTAAGTATAATTAATATGAAATTAAGAGATGAATTCAGTTCTTTAGAGGATTTATGCAGTAACTATGGAATGAAGGCTGAAGAACTTGAAAATAAATTAAATAGTATAGAATATAGATACAACCAGCAAACCAACCAATTCACAGGAATCTAG
- a CDS encoding ribbon-helix-helix domain-containing protein, protein MPKKVGRPTDNPKGKSIHVRLDKKSEEILEKYCNEYQVNRAESIRRGIGKLESDLKNK, encoded by the coding sequence GTGCCTAAAAAAGTGGGCAGACCAACTGATAATCCTAAAGGCAAATCAATACATGTTCGGCTAGATAAAAAAAGTGAAGAAATACTTGAGAAGTATTGTAATGAATATCAAGTGAATAGAGCCGAAAGTATTAGACGAGGAATAGGTAAGTTGGAAAGCGACTTAAAAAACAAATAA
- a CDS encoding ribbon-helix-helix protein, CopG family, whose translation MVIISKKVGRPFSENPKDIRLTIRLDKEHYEILEEYSNANKISKNEAVRNSIRKLKKKD comes from the coding sequence GTGGTTATTATATCTAAAAAAGTTGGTAGACCTTTTTCTGAAAATCCTAAAGATATACGTCTTACTATAAGATTAGATAAAGAACATTATGAAATCTTAGAGGAATATTCAAATGCTAATAAAATTAGTAAAAATGAAGCTGTAAGGAATAGCATTAGGAAGTTAAAGAAAAAGGATTGA